Part of the Musa acuminata AAA Group cultivar baxijiao chromosome BXJ2-7, Cavendish_Baxijiao_AAA, whole genome shotgun sequence genome is shown below.
TTGTAGCTCACAATCCGAATTCAAAGACAAATGTGTTGCGTCCTCCTTCACGGAAGCCATATGTGCATGCAGCAAGCACGACTGGGAGGTTCTTTTTAAAGGATCATTTAACCCTGTCCAATACCTGCACTGCAAGCATTTGCATGCCTCGAGGCAAGTAAGCCTGCAATAGGAGCCACTATTCTCTCCTTCAGTCATCCAGTACATTCATCTACAAACCTTTAGTCTCAAATAAGATTTCCTCATGTAATTTTCTGTTCAAATATCTTGTTATATCCAATACCACATCGGATAGAATCTAATATCATTTATCACTCTCTAATCTTATCTCAaatagttttttgtttttttttttttctgttggtgTCTCTTATCATTTTCAATACTTACTCGGATCAGATGTAATACCATTTGTCATGATGATGGTCTAATACACCCCAATACTTTTGCTAAGCATAAATCATCCGTCAAATCCCTGCATATCATTCTAAGTTTTTATCCACTTCTATTACCACCACGAAAAGGCGACGTTTTGTTAATAACTTTATACAAGGAAATCTCATTCTGTATAGTTGTGCTGATACAAATGAAAGCAATATATATTAATTGGTCAGGTATTGAGGGAAGAAAAACTATGTTTAATGTCAACTAAGATCTAGTTTTAGGATGCACCATCGTACGTACTGAATCTCTTATGTTTGGTAGCTCCATGAAATATTCACATATCAGATACATAGAAATGCAAAAAGGTAATGTCTTAATCATCGAAGCACAAAACTACACTATCCACTCAACTATCTAAAGCCTTTTCAATGAAGCACAAGTTTAGTTGTGTCTCAATTTTGTTAAGGAGATAAGAAAAAATGTTATATGTTATAGGTGTGTAATGCATAAATAATCTTTTATGCtagaattgaaatcaaataatattacatCAGTTTTATAATACATACATTTTGATactatctaaaaaaaattatattctcttcttctctttttatccATTTTCTCTTTTTGTCCTTTCACATGATCACTTACATTGATGGTTCAATGAGATTGAGAGAAAACCTATAATATCTTAACTACGTCATCTAAAGATAGTTATTTAGCCCttagaggtcctatctatttatatatgAGAACAGAGGATCTAGGATAAATTATTAGAAGAGTTTCTCTCATCAAAGACATCCCCTAAGGAATCATATTATATAATATAGACttattttctattggccaatatctGTTATCAAAATTCAATttgttctattatatatcttatctaattataaagagCCATATAATTTAACATtcttccacttggcccattaattgataaaatataaaagatatttaaaatcaaattttggttgaaaataatttacctaattggattaaaaaaaattttaaaaagcatTTTATATATGgctatgaattttaaaaattaagtcaataagtctaataaatataataatattatattaagttaaATTATCAATGCGAATCATAGtagttgtatatcatcaatatcatactctcttctatgtaccacaacattgttattttttttgttatagacCATAATGATCCactataatttatcttatcaacaTAGTTTTGTTATTACATTTACctataatatacataaacataaatataaatataaataggatagcaaaaataaataattttaattatacaaaataaatatcaataatagcatctacgtaaacatgcatcaccatatcttttatggctCACTTACAAGTCTTATTCTAagaatttattatttaaatattttatattataaaacttTAGTAAATGGATAAACAATCATTACAGTGGTGTTgaggttctcaattgacactcatTATTTTTAGACTCTTTCTCTTTATTTTGatatgcttggaaccactagagtacttaccATTCTTAGAGGAGAAAACTGTTGtggtattatcataaaatatctttaacGGTCTGACAATTGAGTCAATCACACAAGTTATGAGATGAAATTTCAcaaccataaagcttgatttgtggcctcgtcATAAATTTAGCCTCCATTGTTGATAATGCAATAAGCAATTGCTTtgtacttttccaagaaatttttCACTAGCTAACATGAATATAAATCCTAAAGTGAACTTCCTACTATCCATTCAATTTACAAAATTAACATCTGAATATTtcatcacttcaagctgatctgatctcttatatgtaagcatataatcttttgtctttataaatatctcattactttctttgtagctttTCAATGTTTCATTTATAGGTTGCTTTGGTATCTATCTAGTATTACAACTCTAAAACTGATCTTATacaagtttgagcatataatatatTTCTAACTATGCACCCatcaggaatattcttcatttaattcctttctaagtcatttttttGGCACTGGGTTGAATTTTTCATCTTTAGTAATAGGTGTATTATTGGCTAAGCAAAACTGTATATTAAATCTATTAATATATCTTTTCTAAGACAATCTTAATAACTTTTGAGATCTATTCCTGAATATTACAATGTCAATAACATAGGCTGTCTTATTCATATTAACCATCTTAAAGtttttgttgagaaatatcttagtttcgtccaataaactaagatcactactagcaagtaaaatatcatccacatacaagactagtataataaacttgctcccacttacctttagaTATATGCATTGATAAATAGTATTTTCTTTAAAtctaaaagaaataataatatcatgaaactttatatatcattgtctagaagcttgtttaaggacAAACATATTTCTTACCTTCCTAGTGCGCGGCTTATGCTCGCATGTGGTCGTCGTTTGGACACGGGTTCTACCCATGCGTAGTTGTCGCCTGGGCACAACTTGTGCCCATGCGTGGCTTCTACCCTCGTGCGGTCGTCGCTTGGGTGCTGCTTAGATGCAGTTTTCGATTGGGCATGGTTGGACCACAACTGTTGCAATGCATGGTTGCTCACAACTATTGATGTTGCTATGAAGTACACGTTGCCCGGTGTAGTCATTATCGCCAACAAATATGTTGTACATATATAGTGAGGTTGGTAATAGTGTTGCACAACGATCATCGTTGCTTCATGATTATTGAAGATCGCGTTATAAGGAATCTAACACCGCGCCGTTAGCGAGCGATAAAATAGAAGAGGTAAGAATTTAGATCAACAAAATATGGATCATTCAAATATTGTAAATCAGAAAAtaataaatctaaaatatttgatttcaagATTCTCTATGTACTGCAAAAACAATcttttatgctaggattgaaatcaaataatattcgATCGATTTTACGAtatgtaccttttgatgccatctgaaAAAAGGATCTCTATGTGATCTGTAAGGGCACTATCTTTAGATCCAAAATCACTGTCAATCTGCAAGGAAAACTAGactctcctcctctctttctatcatTTCATATGACTATTTATATTGATGGTTCGGGGAGGTTGAGATGAAAACTATAATCTCTCAACTACGTCCTTTATGAGATCGTTCTTTAGTCTTTAGAGGTTCTGTCTATTTATATAAGCGAGAGTAGATGGTCTAAAATAAATTATTGGGAGAGTTCCTTCTACCAATGGTATCCCCTAAGAAATCTTACtataatatgaattttttttattaactaatatttgtcatcaaaatctaattaattatattatatatcttatctaattataagaGCAACATGATTTAACAGTCCAAGCATCTATAAAACTTAGAAAGGATGAGAAAGAGACACGAATAGCATAAGCTATTGCCTTttcgcttcctcctcctctcctcctcattTGTGATTCGATGACAGTGGCAAAGGTAGGGAAAGGTAAGGGTATTTATGAAATTAAAAACTAGAGACattatttagaaaataaataaaaacagggAGCATTTTaaaaaaagggagacttttttAATAGGAAATCGCCCTAATTTTAAAATAGTAAAATAGTTGAAACCTTGAAGCAACGTTTGAAATGGCAATAGTGCTAAACAGCTGATTATTTATTGTAATAAATATGTAGAATAATTATCAAATTATATACAAATATCTTGCTTATTTTCTCGGtaaacaaattaatttgttcggaatgtaaaaaaatgatataaatttagaATTAAAGTTGATTTCGTATGGTACTTCAGATTAGAAATCAAATCGTTCCTAACAATTCATGCTTACTATTTAGAAAAGAAAAGACGTGAGAAGAGAACATTTCATCAAGTCTATATAAAGTGTAGCAATCGGCCAAATCGTTCAAACCCTTCTTTTCCCTCTGTTTCGGAACTTCACATCATGGCCACGCTGTTAGCAAATTTAGTCATCCTCTACTTCAACTTCTTATTAGTGCTCAAGGTGGCCGCCAATGATCCAATCTCATGGTGTAACCAAACGCCTCACCCTCAAGTGTGCAGTTCGATGCTCGAAAATGAGATTGCTGAGTCCATCTCCCAATCGGACTTCCGCGACGTTCTCCTCCGGGCCACCACGGCCCGCACCGTCCTTGCCCTCCGTCAAATATCATCCATGGACATGACTCTGTTAGACAAGCCGGCGAAGGCAGCATTGGCTGATTGCTTGAAGCTGTATAACGACACCATCATCCGTCTTCAACACTCCATGCGTTCTTCTTCGTCCATCGAAGACTCTCAGACGTGGCTAAGCGCCGCAAAGGCTAATGAACGGACGTGCAGGGATGGCTTTGTGGAGCTCGGTTCCACCTTCCCCTTAGCATCCTCGTCCTTCGTCACCAACCACCTATCGGAATCACTTTCCAACATGCTCGCCGTTAACATAGCAACGCCGAGGGACAACCCGCCTCCTAAGAACCGCCGGTTGCTATCCGACGGGTTTCCACGGTGGGTAAAGGCAGCTGATCGCAAACTTATCCAGACGGGCGTAACCATAAAACCCGATCTTGTGGTGGCTAAAGATGGCTCCGGGAACTACAAGACCATCTCAGAAGCAGTCGCGGCGTCGGTAAACCTACGGCAAACCACGTCAAGATTTGTGATCTACGTCAAGGCTGGTGTCTACAGTGAGACCGTCGATATCGCCCTGAACATGGTGAACTTAATGATGGTTGGAGACGGGAAAGATGACACCATAGTAACCGGTAGTAAGAACGTCGTAGATGGCACCTCAACGTTCAATACTGCTACCTTTCGTAAGTTCTTTCTCTCTCATAAAGATCTTAACGAGGTTTATAATTGAACTTGGGTGGATGATTAGAACTTCCCATGTAATATTTTGCAGAATAATGAAAAGCGTTACTCATGTATACAGAAACACCTCAAATATTTCTCATTTGCTGTCCTACCTCTTtcataaaataaatgaaaaaaaaaatcatacatgATATAACGCTCACTCTGTATAATTGTAGTAAACTTACCTCGCATTATTCAATGTGTTTCCATTAAATGGTTGCAATTCTTTTCGACTAATTTCTTAAACATAGATTACATTAGAATCAGAGGCCACCTTCCTACATAGATCTAATGTCATAGTCAAATTGAAAGTCAAAATGCTCGCTCTTAGAACTGTCACCATCGACAAATGCACGTAAAATTGCTGCAGGTGTCGACGGCGAAGGTTTCATTGGGCAAGACATGGGCTTCGAGAACACGGCTGGACCTGAGAAGCATCAAGCCGTCGCACTTCGTTCGTCTGCGGACAGATCCGTGTTCTACCGCTGCAGCTTCAAGGGATACCAAGACACTCTCTACGTCCACACAAACCGGCAGTTCTACCGTAATTGTGACATCTACGGTACGGTGGACTTCATCTTCGGTGACGCCGCCGTGGTGTTCCAAAACCCCAAGATTTATGTGAGGAAGCCGATGGACAGGCAGAAGAACACGGTGACGGCCCAGGGCCGAGACGACTTCCATGAGAACACTGGCATCGTGATGCATGCCGCTTTTGTCATGGCCGCGCCAGACCTGAAGCCGGTGCAGGGGTCATTCCAGACCTTTCTCGGCCGGCCATGGCAGCAGTACTCTCGAACGGTTTACTTGCTGTCAAGGTTGGATGACCTAGTTGATCCTGCTGGGTGGCTCGCGTGGAACAAGAACATGAGCGTGAGCAATTTGTACTATGCGGAGTTCCAGAGCAAGGGCGACCGTGCTGATACCAGCAAACGAGTAAATTGGCCAGGCTACCATGTCCTAACAACTGATCAGGAAGCCGAACCTTTCACCGCCGGAAAATTTTTGTCCGGTGACTCGTGGATTCGAACCACGGGGGTCCCTTATGCCTCCGGGCTTTATGGATAGGACGCTGGCGGAAACAATGAGCTACACTATGCAACTACTGGATAGGTGTGTAGCTCACTCACCTGGATAGTTCCCTCTTATCAATTTGTACTTGAGATATTTTGGTAGTTTGTAAACTCCGCTGATCATGCAGCACAACCCTTCAATTGATCAAATGTCACTTATATACGCGTAGCAATCTAAGTAAAATTTATTATGCATCCAAGAATAATCAGAGCAATAATTGaagcaatgaaagcaagaaatctTCATCACATCAATATCATTGATTTTGAGCTATAAGATATATACAAGATACCAATTTTATTGAGTCGATTCAAAATGTTTAAGTTGAAGTTGACAATGATACACTCATCAATCTTCAACATAGTCTAAATCAAAATCAACATTATGTTTTAATACTAATTGTCACCGATTTGATGAGATAACTGACGTATAAATACGCATGAGGATCTGTCGagttaaaaatgaaaatataaatgataatGAAACAAGGTTAAGTGATATGGAGATAGAGTACTCCCCCAATCTATTaatatatggatcaagatatt
Proteins encoded:
- the LOC103991844 gene encoding pectinesterase-like — translated: MATLLANLVILYFNFLLVLKVAANDPISWCNQTPHPQVCSSMLENEIAESISQSDFRDVLLRATTARTVLALRQISSMDMTLLDKPAKAALADCLKLYNDTIIRLQHSMRSSSSIEDSQTWLSAAKANERTCRDGFVELGSTFPLASSSFVTNHLSESLSNMLAVNIATPRDNPPPKNRRLLSDGFPRWVKAADRKLIQTGVTIKPDLVVAKDGSGNYKTISEAVAASVNLRQTTSRFVIYVKAGVYSETVDIALNMVNLMMVGDGKDDTIVTGSKNVVDGTSTFNTATFRVDGEGFIGQDMGFENTAGPEKHQAVALRSSADRSVFYRCSFKGYQDTLYVHTNRQFYRNCDIYGTVDFIFGDAAVVFQNPKIYVRKPMDRQKNTVTAQGRDDFHENTGIVMHAAFVMAAPDLKPVQGSFQTFLGRPWQQYSRTVYLLSRLDDLVDPAGWLAWNKNMSVSNLYYAEFQSKGDRADTSKRVNWPGYHVLTTDQEAEPFTAGKFLSGDSWIRTTGVPYASGLYG